One genomic window of Deltaproteobacteria bacterium HGW-Deltaproteobacteria-6 includes the following:
- a CDS encoding nucleoside triphosphate pyrophosphohydrolase — translation MNSTNNAQEELQELIALIKKLRAPDGCPWDQKQTKQDIGRYLLDESYEVQDALAENNPGHIQEELGDLLFQILFITEIASESGEFSLADVMAAIKEKMIRRHPHVFGDVKVNSVREVKENWQEIKKKERGGKALDNDLFGNIPRSLPALKRAQKITTVAAGCGFDWQNTDDVLKKLHEELEELAQARQKADAQAIEEEVGDIFFTLVNLSRFLSVDAETAATGAIDKFLRRFAYITKQLSTRGQSPADATQSDMDALWNDAKEKRI, via the coding sequence ATGAATTCCACAAACAATGCTCAAGAAGAATTGCAGGAACTGATCGCGCTGATTAAAAAACTGCGAGCGCCGGACGGGTGCCCCTGGGACCAGAAGCAGACCAAGCAGGACATCGGCAGATATCTTCTGGACGAATCCTATGAAGTGCAAGACGCCCTTGCCGAAAACAATCCAGGGCACATTCAGGAAGAGCTGGGAGATCTGTTGTTTCAAATCCTGTTTATCACTGAAATCGCGTCCGAATCCGGAGAATTTTCGCTGGCCGACGTGATGGCGGCCATTAAAGAAAAAATGATCCGTCGCCATCCGCATGTTTTCGGAGATGTCAAAGTCAACTCCGTCCGGGAAGTAAAAGAAAACTGGCAGGAAATTAAAAAGAAAGAGCGAGGCGGCAAGGCTCTGGACAATGATCTCTTCGGTAACATCCCGCGTTCGCTGCCCGCGTTGAAAAGAGCGCAAAAAATCACGACCGTTGCCGCCGGCTGCGGTTTTGACTGGCAAAATACCGATGATGTCCTGAAAAAACTGCACGAAGAGCTTGAAGAACTTGCCCAGGCGCGGCAAAAAGCTGATGCGCAAGCAATAGAAGAAGAAGTGGGCGACATCTTTTTCACCCTGGTGAATCTCAGCCGCTTTCTTTCCGTGGACGCCGAAACGGCGGCAACAGGCGCTATTGATAAATTTTTACGGCGTTTTGCCTATATCACGAAGCAGCTGTCCACCCGCGGCCAATCGCCCGCGGACGCGACGCAAAGCGATATGGACGCGCTCTGGAACGACGCCAAGGAAAAGAGGATATAG